In Mastigocladopsis repens PCC 10914, a single window of DNA contains:
- a CDS encoding putative PEP-binding protein yields the protein MNKLYWLDQIKLQDRAKVGDKAFYLSRMMQGGYPVVPGFVVSAEVLREFLETLNSSEALVADLPHSSLHLDVNNWRQLQQVAGRLRQEMTTANLPPHLLSTIVNAAKELETAYLIFRPTLVMPTIRHGIGNTFGLLESQVCRCDEEAIALALKSTWSQMFRAKSLLYWQWAGINLQQINLGVLVQPLKNAIASGLFNANSSGWEILATWGLGVAMTQGEVLPDVYYIHPETGTVTERQLGNKMLAYCLDDAAPVAVQTVSPSALASDDSSLVAYLLEEDQQKQYALPEEYLQQLIQLASQLVTEIGVHFSFEWTISCDTTRTLYLTQVSTPQSAISHSHLLKGLAAAAGRVTATAYVIINSQATPKQLPKGVILVAPTITPDWLPLLQQVTGIITEHGGLTCHAAILARELRIPAVVSLANATALIQTGERLLIDGNKGEVYRVTTEALEAAEVGRLGEMERFAPSTHLSSLTGSQQAPSHPLPVIATQLLVNLSQPSLIEQVQSLPVDGVGLLRSELMALNILEGQHPSTWLREGQRRQLLEHWREQIMQFAHAFAPRPVFYRSLDWRSHELSSLNHHNVQSATQSMLGERGTFSYLKNPEVFELELAALAAVQKAGYSNIHLLLPFVRTVEEFSFCRQKVEQARLTQVSQFQLWIMAEVPSVLFLLPEYVKAGVAGISIGTNDLTQLLLGVDREQGQLAKVFDERHPVIMSAVAQLIQMAKSAGIPCSICGQAPVLYPEIIQQLVQWGITSISVEPEAVSRTYLAIARAEQRIILEAARRQIHQQ from the coding sequence GTGAACAAACTCTACTGGCTTGATCAAATTAAACTGCAAGACCGCGCCAAAGTTGGCGACAAAGCATTTTATTTAAGCAGAATGATGCAGGGTGGTTATCCAGTGGTGCCTGGTTTTGTAGTTTCAGCAGAAGTTTTGCGAGAATTTTTAGAAACTCTCAACAGTTCGGAAGCATTAGTTGCTGATTTACCCCATTCTTCCTTACACCTGGATGTCAATAATTGGCGTCAACTTCAGCAGGTGGCTGGGCGCTTGCGCCAAGAAATGACTACCGCCAATTTACCACCGCACCTGCTAAGTACAATCGTTAATGCAGCTAAAGAATTGGAAACTGCATACCTGATTTTTCGACCAACTCTTGTGATGCCCACGATAAGGCACGGGATAGGGAATACATTTGGATTGCTGGAATCGCAAGTATGTCGATGTGATGAAGAAGCGATCGCCCTAGCCTTGAAGAGCACCTGGAGCCAGATGTTTCGTGCTAAGAGTCTATTATACTGGCAATGGGCTGGAATTAACCTGCAACAAATTAATTTAGGAGTTTTGGTACAGCCCTTAAAGAATGCGATCGCCAGTGGTTTATTCAATGCCAACTCCTCTGGGTGGGAAATTCTAGCGACTTGGGGATTAGGAGTGGCAATGACTCAAGGTGAAGTTTTGCCAGATGTTTACTACATCCATCCAGAAACTGGTACAGTCACAGAGCGACAACTCGGCAATAAAATGCTGGCTTATTGTCTTGATGATGCAGCGCCTGTAGCTGTGCAAACTGTATCTCCTTCAGCGCTTGCCTCAGACGACTCAAGTCTTGTTGCCTACCTGTTAGAGGAAGACCAACAAAAACAGTATGCTTTACCAGAAGAATATCTGCAACAACTCATTCAACTGGCAAGTCAACTTGTCACAGAAATTGGTGTACATTTTAGCTTTGAGTGGACTATCTCTTGTGACACAACGAGGACACTCTACCTAACCCAAGTTAGCACCCCCCAATCCGCGATTTCTCATTCCCACTTGCTCAAGGGATTGGCAGCAGCGGCGGGACGTGTGACGGCAACTGCTTATGTCATAATTAATTCACAGGCAACACCAAAACAACTCCCCAAGGGAGTCATTTTAGTAGCACCGACAATAACGCCTGATTGGTTACCGCTCCTGCAACAAGTTACTGGTATTATTACTGAACACGGTGGGTTAACTTGCCACGCTGCTATTCTTGCCAGAGAATTGAGAATACCAGCAGTCGTGAGCTTGGCAAATGCCACAGCCCTCATTCAAACTGGCGAAAGATTACTTATCGATGGCAACAAGGGAGAAGTTTATCGTGTCACAACAGAAGCTCTTGAAGCTGCGGAGGTAGGAAGATTGGGCGAGATGGAGAGATTCGCCCCATCTACTCATCTATCGTCCCTCACTGGGTCACAACAAGCCCCTTCACACCCGCTTCCGGTCATTGCAACCCAACTACTGGTTAACTTGAGCCAACCCAGCTTAATAGAGCAAGTGCAAAGCTTACCTGTGGATGGTGTGGGATTGTTGCGATCAGAACTGATGGCTTTAAATATACTGGAGGGACAACACCCCAGTACTTGGCTACGAGAGGGACAGCGGAGACAACTGCTAGAGCATTGGCGTGAGCAGATTATGCAGTTTGCTCACGCTTTTGCACCAAGACCTGTTTTTTATCGGTCTTTGGATTGGCGTTCCCATGAACTGTCATCTTTGAATCATCATAATGTACAATCTGCAACGCAGTCGATGCTGGGAGAACGTGGCACATTCAGCTATTTGAAAAATCCCGAAGTTTTTGAGTTAGAACTGGCGGCTTTGGCGGCTGTACAGAAAGCAGGCTACAGTAATATTCACCTACTGTTACCTTTTGTTCGCACAGTGGAAGAGTTTTCTTTTTGCCGTCAAAAAGTTGAGCAAGCCAGATTAACCCAAGTCTCTCAGTTTCAATTGTGGATTATGGCAGAAGTTCCAAGCGTGCTGTTTTTACTGCCAGAATACGTCAAAGCAGGTGTAGCCGGAATTTCAATTGGTACCAATGACTTGACTCAACTCCTGTTAGGAGTCGATAGAGAGCAAGGACAACTAGCAAAAGTGTTTGACGAACGTCATCCGGTCATCATGAGTGCTGTCGCTCAACTGATCCAAATGGCAAAAAGTGCAGGAATTCCTTGTTCTATCTGCGGTCAAGCACCAGTGCTGTATCCTGAAATTATACAGCAACTGGTGCAGTGGGGCATTACTTCCATTTCTGTTGAACCAGAAGCGGTATCGAGGACATATTTGGCGATCGCTCGTGCCGAACAACGGATCATTTTAGAAGCAGCGCGGCGTCAAATCCATCAGCAGTAG